A section of the Triticum dicoccoides isolate Atlit2015 ecotype Zavitan chromosome 7A, WEW_v2.0, whole genome shotgun sequence genome encodes:
- the LOC119330242 gene encoding 60S ribosomal protein L37a-1, with the protein MTKRTKKAGIVGKYGTRYGASLRKQIKKMEVSQHSKYFCEFCGKFAVKRKAVGIWGCKDCGKVKAGGAYTMNTASAVTVRSTIRRLREQTEA; encoded by the exons ATG ACGAAGCGCACCAAGAAGGCTGGAATTGTTGGCAAATATG GTACACGTTATGGTGCCAGTTTGCGTAAGCAGATCAAGAAGATGGAGGTGTCTCAGCACTCCAAGTACTTCTGTGAGTTCTGCGGGAAG TTTGCTGTGAAGAGGAAAGCAGTTGGAATTTGGGGATGCAAGGACTGTGGGAAGGTGAAGGCTGGCGGTGCTTACACCATGAA CACTGCCAGTGCGGTCACTGTCAGGAGCACCATCCGTCGCTTGAGGGAGCAGACTGAAGCATAA
- the LOC119329149 gene encoding translation initiation factor eIF-2B subunit gamma-like isoform X1, translated as MDFQVVVLAGGISEKLSPLVSKDVPKALLPVANRPAISYVLDLLESSDLKDIIVVSKRPSTSISALPPLRSWALPFANAPVLLLQVVEGQEAARLVGAWISSAYLDRLVVEVVAVTEDIGTAGALRAISKRLVANDVLVISGDLVTDVLPGAVAATHRRNGAAVTALLCSVPVSGPSDAASSGGKDKAKKPCRLNIVGLDITRQFLLHVVSGTDVEKDVRVYKRKIRAVGQMEIRSDLMDAHLYAFNRTTLQDVLEQKETYRSIRLEVLPYLVKSQLRSAPSGGEGTIVDETGNIVVPPSSNLQCLSQHRAIAPSAFKQDLLPSSGGGTHRCCVYIASKNKYCHRLNSIQAYCDINRDVIGEASHLSGYSFSSHNNIIHPSCVLGSKTTVGPQCMLAEGSQLGDKCGVKRSVIGRHCRIGSNVKIVNSVVMNHVVIEDGCHIQGSVICNNVQLQERAVLKDCQVGAGYTVTTGSDHKSESLARK; from the exons ATGGACTTCCAGGTCGTCGTCCTCGCCGGAGGCATCTCCGAGAAGCTCTCGCCCCTCGTCTCCAAG GACGTTCCCAAGGCCCTCCTCCCCGTCGCCAACCGCCCCGCGATCTCCTACGTGCTCGATCTCCTCGAGTCCAGCGACCTCAAGGACATCATCGTGGTGAGCAAGCGACCGAGCACTTCTATTTCTGCTCTGCCTCCGCTCCGTAGCTGGGCGCTACCATTCGCTAATGCGCCTGTGCTTTTGTTGCAGGTGGTGGAGGGTCAAGAGGCGGCCCGCCTCGTCGGAGCCTGGATCTCTAGTGCTTACCTGGACCGCCTCGTCGTGGAG GTAGTTGCAGTTACTGAGGACATTGGAACTGCTGGTGCATTACGAGCTATTTCAAAGAGACTGGTCGCAAATGATGTTTTG GTGATTAGCGGCGACCTAGTAACTGATGTACTTCCTGGGGCTGTTGCTGCTACCCATAGAAGAAATGGTGCAGCTGTTACTGCTTTACTATGTTCTGTTCCTGTTAGTGGTCCTTCAGATGCTGCTTCTTCAGGAGGGAAAGACAAGGCTAAAAAACCATGTCGACTGAACATAGTTGGGCTAGACATAACAAGACAATTCTTGTTGCATGTTGTATCAG GAACTGATGTTGAAAAGGATGTTCGAGTTTATAAGAGAAAAATTCGAGCTGTAGGTCAG ATGGAAATTCGAAGTGACCTGATGGATGCTCATCTTTATGCCTTTAATAG GACAACATTGCAGGATGTACTGGAACAGAAAGAAACATACCGTAGCATCAGACTTGAAGTTCTCCCATATTTAGTGAAGAGCCAGTTG AGGTCAGCTCCATCAGGCGGTGAAGGAACAATAGTTGATGAAACTGGGAATATTGTAGTTCCGCCCAGCAGTAATTTACAGTGCTTGTCACAACATCGCGCAATTGCACCATCTGCTTTCAAGCAAGATTTATTACCAAGTTCAGGCGGTGGAACACATAGGTGCTGTGTTTATATTGCTAGTAAAAACAAGTACTGTCACCGTTTGAACTCCATTCAGGCGTACTGTGATATTAATCGAGAT GTTATAGGGGAAGCTAGTCACCTATCTGGTTATTCCTTCTCTTCACATAATAACATCATCCACCCATCGTGTGTGCTTGGATCGAAGACTACA GTCGGGCCACAGTGCATGCTTGCTGAGGGTTCACAGTTAGGTGACAAATGTGGTGTCAAGCGATCTGTGATTGGCCGTCATTGTCGTATTGGTTCGAATGTGAAG ATTGTCAACTCTGTTGTCATGAACCATGTGGTTATTGAAGATGGCTGTCACATCCAAGGTTCTGTTATATGTAATAATGTGCAACTTCAAGAGCGTGCCGTTCTGAAAGATTGCCAG GTTGGAGCTGGTTATACTGTGACTACTGGTAGTGATCACAAATCAGAATCCCTGGCGAGAAAGTAG
- the LOC119329149 gene encoding translation initiation factor eIF-2B subunit gamma-like isoform X2 has protein sequence MDFQVVVLAGGISEKLSPLVSKDVPKALLPVANRPAISYVLDLLESSDLKDIIVVVEGQEAARLVGAWISSAYLDRLVVEVVAVTEDIGTAGALRAISKRLVANDVLVISGDLVTDVLPGAVAATHRRNGAAVTALLCSVPVSGPSDAASSGGKDKAKKPCRLNIVGLDITRQFLLHVVSGTDVEKDVRVYKRKIRAVGQMEIRSDLMDAHLYAFNRTTLQDVLEQKETYRSIRLEVLPYLVKSQLRSAPSGGEGTIVDETGNIVVPPSSNLQCLSQHRAIAPSAFKQDLLPSSGGGTHRCCVYIASKNKYCHRLNSIQAYCDINRDVIGEASHLSGYSFSSHNNIIHPSCVLGSKTTVGPQCMLAEGSQLGDKCGVKRSVIGRHCRIGSNVKIVNSVVMNHVVIEDGCHIQGSVICNNVQLQERAVLKDCQVGAGYTVTTGSDHKSESLARK, from the exons ATGGACTTCCAGGTCGTCGTCCTCGCCGGAGGCATCTCCGAGAAGCTCTCGCCCCTCGTCTCCAAG GACGTTCCCAAGGCCCTCCTCCCCGTCGCCAACCGCCCCGCGATCTCCTACGTGCTCGATCTCCTCGAGTCCAGCGACCTCAAGGACATCATCGTG GTGGTGGAGGGTCAAGAGGCGGCCCGCCTCGTCGGAGCCTGGATCTCTAGTGCTTACCTGGACCGCCTCGTCGTGGAG GTAGTTGCAGTTACTGAGGACATTGGAACTGCTGGTGCATTACGAGCTATTTCAAAGAGACTGGTCGCAAATGATGTTTTG GTGATTAGCGGCGACCTAGTAACTGATGTACTTCCTGGGGCTGTTGCTGCTACCCATAGAAGAAATGGTGCAGCTGTTACTGCTTTACTATGTTCTGTTCCTGTTAGTGGTCCTTCAGATGCTGCTTCTTCAGGAGGGAAAGACAAGGCTAAAAAACCATGTCGACTGAACATAGTTGGGCTAGACATAACAAGACAATTCTTGTTGCATGTTGTATCAG GAACTGATGTTGAAAAGGATGTTCGAGTTTATAAGAGAAAAATTCGAGCTGTAGGTCAG ATGGAAATTCGAAGTGACCTGATGGATGCTCATCTTTATGCCTTTAATAG GACAACATTGCAGGATGTACTGGAACAGAAAGAAACATACCGTAGCATCAGACTTGAAGTTCTCCCATATTTAGTGAAGAGCCAGTTG AGGTCAGCTCCATCAGGCGGTGAAGGAACAATAGTTGATGAAACTGGGAATATTGTAGTTCCGCCCAGCAGTAATTTACAGTGCTTGTCACAACATCGCGCAATTGCACCATCTGCTTTCAAGCAAGATTTATTACCAAGTTCAGGCGGTGGAACACATAGGTGCTGTGTTTATATTGCTAGTAAAAACAAGTACTGTCACCGTTTGAACTCCATTCAGGCGTACTGTGATATTAATCGAGAT GTTATAGGGGAAGCTAGTCACCTATCTGGTTATTCCTTCTCTTCACATAATAACATCATCCACCCATCGTGTGTGCTTGGATCGAAGACTACA GTCGGGCCACAGTGCATGCTTGCTGAGGGTTCACAGTTAGGTGACAAATGTGGTGTCAAGCGATCTGTGATTGGCCGTCATTGTCGTATTGGTTCGAATGTGAAG ATTGTCAACTCTGTTGTCATGAACCATGTGGTTATTGAAGATGGCTGTCACATCCAAGGTTCTGTTATATGTAATAATGTGCAACTTCAAGAGCGTGCCGTTCTGAAAGATTGCCAG GTTGGAGCTGGTTATACTGTGACTACTGGTAGTGATCACAAATCAGAATCCCTGGCGAGAAAGTAG